The genomic DNA aagtcactattAATAGATTAGGCAGATCTTTTGTTACGGAACAATCTCACTTCAGTTCTTACTGGACAGtgtctgtttgcatgtgtgaagAGCTATCCTCGCCTTTTGACTGGTGAAGTTTCTTTTTAGCTGTAGCTCAAAGCTGCTCCAATGCAATACTATTCACTCAGTTAAATCGTAGGTACCCAGCCTGTGAGAATGAATGATGAAGGCAATCATATTTCACCGTGAGTGTGAAAATTGCAAAGAGCTatggttatttattttaatacatctCTCTCAATGCAATATGGGGCAGAGgtggttgttatttttttttgtttgtttgacacAGGGGGCGGTGTAGTTCTCCCTGTGTATGATTATTGCACTCGACCGTGGAAATATATTTCCATAAATGACTGTTATAAATAAACTGCTATGAAGAAGAGTAAGTCTGTATCATCTcgtcttttcttttatttaccaGCGAGTACTGGATAATGACTGGAAATACTTCACAGCTAATTAACATAGCttgtctgatgatgatgatgatgatttgtcCTTTCTGTGGAAGGGCAAAAATCACACtgcaattttctttttaaatgtttttttatttcacagctCTGCGGGTCACCAGTGAATGTTGCTTAATCCCACTTTGTGCCTCCCTGCTGTGAAGTGttaggttttttgttttttttgaggaAGCAAAGCAGCATATAAATGttggacagcagcagcagcagtattcACAAACTACAGCACACAAGAACAAATCAGAGAAGCAGCTTGCCTTATGCACAGAAGGTAAAACCAATGTGATAAATACATCTGGgcatgtgtcatttaaaattgaAGGACTTTGATAGTATTTGGGGTTGAATGAAGTGATTTTAAAAGATTATTGAGCTGCTTATTGGTGTAATATGAAGCTTTTCTCCCCTCAGAATGGCTATGCAAACTTTGGCACTGTGGCTGCTGCTTCTTGGATCAGTAGTGCCACAGGTCTGCTGTCAGCACTGGTCATATGGACTGAGCccaggagggaagagggaactGGACAGCCTTTCAGACACAATGGATGATGTAAGCATGGCTCTTcacactttatttaaacatctATTCTGTACTGATCATTGCAGTGTTTTACCCtcgcccccctcctccctccctccacagGTAGTTGAGGGGTTTCCACAGGTGGACACACCTTGCAGTTTTTTGGGTTGTGCGGAGGAATCACCTTTTGCCAAAATCTACAGAATGAAAGGATTATTTGTAAGTATGACCAGATATTTCTATTAAATGATGATTGTATGTTTATAGATTTTAATGTTATTCTTATTCTCTTTTAGGGAAGTGTGACCAACAGGGAGAATGGACACagaaattataaaaaatgaGGATTAGTTGATttaataaatgatcatattgGCACATTTACATTGTTTCCTGTATTACTTGTTATGATTTACAAgcgatacacaaacacacacacacacacacaaacacacacacacacacacacacacacacacacacaaacacacacacacacacacaagattttAATTACAGTGTTTGTGATTCTGCATGGGCTGCTTATCCTACTGTACAAACATGTAACTGTATTGGATAGAAATGTAAATAGGTTGACTTCAAAGGGTGTATGTGCAAGTTATATAGGCACTGGCATAAAACTGTGATGTTATCATATTGTAGAACAGAACAAACAGAAGTACAGACAAACAGCTGCTTAGCTGATAAATGTCAAAATACAAGCTTACAATACAGTTTAAGATTGAACACATTATTTCTTGCTCTGAGAAACTATAGTGATATACTTTTTGAATAACTATTAACAGTCTCTCTATGAATATGACGTtgaccctgtttacacctggcattaactTGCGTCTTGGATgcgatcacaagtggacagctgaGACACATTACCGCTCTCACCTGACTCTATCATGTATCTCGAGCTCACCACTTGTGCCCAGATTgagtaaaaatgtttcaaaaatgaATATACATTTACAGCCGTCACTTGTAATCAGATCACCCAAGATGCACGTTAACACCAGGTGTAAACAGAGTCTTTGATTTAAATTCCTAATGGTATTTATTACAGCAGATGTATTTAGGTTTGACCAAGAATAAAGTCTACAGCTTGCAAAATGCAAAGATAAACAAATGACAATATAATGATTTTGTCCTGATTTTACATTAAGAGAAGCAATTTCTGTATGCTTTCTGGATTCAGGCTGGACAGACATGTGATCAGGTGTCTTGAGCTAAAAATGTCACACAAACAGATGctctcattaaaacaaaatgtggtATTGTTGACTATTGACACATtatgttacttttattttcaagaCACCACTGCTGGAGCTTGTACATGTCTGTTTAGTGTCAAGACTTGACCACTTGAGACTTCCTCAACGGGGTCATGTTCCCACCTCTGATTCACACAGCAGTACAAATGgacatttattttcagtaaattatttaaaagtCAGCATTTTCTGTGCTTTACCACCATCCCATAAAGAGGGGATGCATGTCTTCAAAGGATATTGTAATGAGCATTGTGGTCATAATGACATCCACTAATTCTAGAACTAGCAGTAAATCACCATAAGGCACAGATTGTGCACAGTACTCTCACTGTAGCCCAGGACCTGGACAGATAGGGACTTATTGTTAGTGGATCTTGAAATCTTAAAAACCATCTTCTTCATACGCTACAGGATTTAGTTCTTTGGACACACATGGAGAGCAGACACAGCAGAAGGAGCAAGGTAAGGTTTTCTCATCTGAAGAAGGTAAACCTTTGTgcaaacatttactgtaatttagGAATGCTAAATTACTTACTTTTTTAATATACTGCAGGTTTAAACAAAGCATATGGATTTTCAGACACTTTTAGTTACGTTCATGTGtcactgtttgtatgtgttaCTCATAACTTTAATGATGGTGCTGTTCTGCATAAGTGTCCCAAAAGTATGACAGGACCCTGAAGCCAAATGAGCTCAATTCAATTCAGCAACATTACACGTGTGCTCTGGCCATGTAGAGAGCATGTCTGAACAAAATATCCATCACTCATTTCTGAAAAAATTACacattatttcatcattaaatgaaaacactgtGGATGTGCAGGGTCTTTATTTATCAAACTTATCTCAGGGTCACTGATGAATAAGTGTTGACAAGAcgagcagcatcaggtttgttaaaatgtacattttgtatttttgttggtttcatgtcatttgaaatgacatttgcaccatttagTTTTAACTAAAAggaagactgaatgctcctgaaaatgtcaaatggtgtaaccacaaaatattgATAAATATTCCATATttcatccacctacagtgtatttaactgcacttataaaaataataactaatTACTGATTTACATGATTCCCTAGAttcaatttaatatttagaccattttgaaaaataaacaattgtGTTCCActtcctttatttaatataaaaagttataatataaGATCATGCATAACTAGTTGATATAGTGCTTTATTGagaatttaatattttaaagcaagttataagtttttatggttacaccacttagacatttttgtcatgatcctctaatatattctctcaaaatggattaagaGCAGACAttttatgctgggtccacaaaaaaggaATGTGTGCaagtcacattttaacccctttaaattggACTAAACCACATGGGCACAATCAAATATCATTGACCCCTAATATTGATTCCAGCTCCCCCTAAAATACAGACAGTCCTTGGCTTCACCATAGGCTGAACACTGCTTCCTACTGCAGTATGGAGCTGGATTTCTCTAAATGTATAATGCaatcatatttgtattttaacattgtctttttgtcatttttagtgGAGTTCATGGTAgtgattatatatataatgcTTACAGTACAGGTTACACCCTTACGGGATGTGATCTGtactggtgaagatggagagagagagagagagagagagagagagggggggggggggggcaggggggggggaggaaaaaagaagttgTGGAGcctcacagagaaaaagaaggcaGACAGTGACAGCAGAGATAACAGTGCTACTGTTTGACTGGCTTCAAAATGCACTgctcttctccttcatctccctCTTTCACTCATCCACCTGTACTATCCATCTTCTCTCTGTGACATGTCTACTCTCAGTCTTCCACTTCCCTTCTTTTAACATCTAACCTTCAGTTTTCAACTGTCCCTCTGCTCCATTTTCCTCCATTTaaattcctttccttcctccctccctcccttccttccttcctccctccctccctccctcccttccttccttccttccttccttccttccttccttttcttccttccttcctttcctctcctacTTTACCTTTTatgttattctttttctttcttgttttacttttcaccatttctcttctttttccttcatcttcctctccaccttttctctctttcatctctcatTCTTACTTTCTCAACTCTTTCCACATTTCATCTCCTTCTCCAATCCAGTCTTACTTCATCTTCTTTTATTTACCTTCATCTCTCATCCTTTTGCTCTCAACACTTCCTTTTCCATTATCCATTCATTCACTCTTCTCTCATTATTTCCCTCATTCAcctctccatccttcttctcCATCTAACACtgtcttccatccatcctcctctccttcttatCTCTTCTCCCATCTaccttctttcccttttctaACCACTCCATACTACCTCTATCATTCCAGTCCTtatttccatcttccttcctttaccccatccaccctttctttctgtcctctttctttctctatcttcctttctttatctATCCACCTTCATCCCTTTATTGTCTTTTAACACCCTTTCTGTCATTTGCTGTCCTTCATATCTCCATTCTTCCACTCCTCTTTCCATC from Scomber japonicus isolate fScoJap1 chromosome 9, fScoJap1.pri, whole genome shotgun sequence includes the following:
- the LOC128364772 gene encoding progonadoliberin-1, translating into MHRRMAMQTLALWLLLLGSVVPQVCCQHWSYGLSPGGKRELDSLSDTMDDVVEGFPQVDTPCSFLGCAEESPFAKIYRMKGLFGSVTNRENGHRNYKK